A genomic region of Ictidomys tridecemlineatus isolate mIctTri1 chromosome 10, mIctTri1.hap1, whole genome shotgun sequence contains the following coding sequences:
- the Prss27 gene encoding serine protease 27 isoform X2, with amino-acid sequence MLNRMVGGQDAMDGEWPWQVSIQRNGSHFCGGSLITERWVLTAAHCFSNTSETSLYRVLLGARQLLQPGPHAVYAHVRRVESNPLYQGMASSADVALVELEAPVAFTNYILPVCVPDPSVVFEKDMNCWVTGWGSPSEQDRLPNPRILQKLAVPIIDTPKCNLLYSKDAESGFQPRTIQDDMLCAGFAEGKKDACKGDSGGPLVCLVDQSWVQAGVISWGEGCARRNRPGVYIRVTSHHNWIQGIIPELQFQSGREGGQQRDTQGQQRLGQNSAPCLAAHMVLLAFLMLPAFL; translated from the exons ATGCTGAACCGGATGGTGGGCGGGCAGGATGCCATGGATGGCGAGTGGCCTTGGCAGGTCAGTATCCAGCGCAATGGGAGCCACTTCTGTGGAGGCAGCCTCATCACAGAACGGTGGGTCCTCACCGCAGCACACTGCTTCTCCAA CACCTCAGAAACATCTCTGTACCGAGTCCTGCTGGGGGCACgccagctgctgcagccagggccaCATGCCGTGTATGCCCACGTGAGGCGGGTGGAGAGCAACCCCCTGTACCAGGGCATGGCCTCCAGTGCTGATGTGGCCCTGGTGGAGCTAGAGGCACCCGTGGCCTTCACCAACTACATCCTCCCGGTGTGTGTGCCTGATCCCTCAGTTGTCTTTGAGAAGGACATGAACTGCTGGGTCACTGGCTGGGGCAGTCCCAGCGAGCAAG ACCGCCTGCCCAATCCGAGGATCCTTCAGAAGCTTGCAGTGCCCATTATTGACACGCCCAAGTGCAACCTGCTCTACAGCAAAGATGCTGAGTCTGGCTTCCAGCCCAGAACCATCCAGGATGACATGCTCTGTGCAGGCTTCGCAGAGGGCAAGAAGGATGCCTGTAAG GGTGATTCAGGGGGCCCCCTGGTGTGCCTTGTGGACCAGTCATGGGTGCAGGCTGGGGTGATCAGCTGGGGCGAGGGCTGCGCACGCCGGAACCGCCCAGGTGTCTACATCCGGGTCACTTCCCACCACAACTGGATCCAGGGGATCATCCCTGAGCTGCAGTTCCAGTCAGGGAGGGAGGGTGGCCAGCAGCGAGACACTCAAGGCCAGCAGCGCCTTGGTCAGAACTCAGCACCCTGCCTGGCTGCCCACATGGTGCTGCTGGCCTTCCTGATGCTGCCTGCCTTCCTCTGA
- the Prss27 gene encoding serine protease 27 isoform X1 — protein MRQPLPPAPLLLLLWLGTQGAKALRACGHPRMLNRMVGGQDAMDGEWPWQVSIQRNGSHFCGGSLITERWVLTAAHCFSNTSETSLYRVLLGARQLLQPGPHAVYAHVRRVESNPLYQGMASSADVALVELEAPVAFTNYILPVCVPDPSVVFEKDMNCWVTGWGSPSEQDRLPNPRILQKLAVPIIDTPKCNLLYSKDAESGFQPRTIQDDMLCAGFAEGKKDACKGDSGGPLVCLVDQSWVQAGVISWGEGCARRNRPGVYIRVTSHHNWIQGIIPELQFQSGREGGQQRDTQGQQRLGQNSAPCLAAHMVLLAFLMLPAFL, from the exons ATGAGGCAGCCCCTACCCCCTGCAccgctgctgttgctgctgtggCTTG GAACTCAGGGGGCCAAGGCTCTAAGAG CCTGTGGGCACCCCAGGATGCTGAACCGGATGGTGGGCGGGCAGGATGCCATGGATGGCGAGTGGCCTTGGCAGGTCAGTATCCAGCGCAATGGGAGCCACTTCTGTGGAGGCAGCCTCATCACAGAACGGTGGGTCCTCACCGCAGCACACTGCTTCTCCAA CACCTCAGAAACATCTCTGTACCGAGTCCTGCTGGGGGCACgccagctgctgcagccagggccaCATGCCGTGTATGCCCACGTGAGGCGGGTGGAGAGCAACCCCCTGTACCAGGGCATGGCCTCCAGTGCTGATGTGGCCCTGGTGGAGCTAGAGGCACCCGTGGCCTTCACCAACTACATCCTCCCGGTGTGTGTGCCTGATCCCTCAGTTGTCTTTGAGAAGGACATGAACTGCTGGGTCACTGGCTGGGGCAGTCCCAGCGAGCAAG ACCGCCTGCCCAATCCGAGGATCCTTCAGAAGCTTGCAGTGCCCATTATTGACACGCCCAAGTGCAACCTGCTCTACAGCAAAGATGCTGAGTCTGGCTTCCAGCCCAGAACCATCCAGGATGACATGCTCTGTGCAGGCTTCGCAGAGGGCAAGAAGGATGCCTGTAAG GGTGATTCAGGGGGCCCCCTGGTGTGCCTTGTGGACCAGTCATGGGTGCAGGCTGGGGTGATCAGCTGGGGCGAGGGCTGCGCACGCCGGAACCGCCCAGGTGTCTACATCCGGGTCACTTCCCACCACAACTGGATCCAGGGGATCATCCCTGAGCTGCAGTTCCAGTCAGGGAGGGAGGGTGGCCAGCAGCGAGACACTCAAGGCCAGCAGCGCCTTGGTCAGAACTCAGCACCCTGCCTGGCTGCCCACATGGTGCTGCTGGCCTTCCTGATGCTGCCTGCCTTCCTCTGA
- the Prss22 gene encoding brain-specific serine protease 4 has product MEVSRPPPALGGGCLRTLTTLLLLVSTATTLSATKIPVSPDCGKPQQLNRIVGGQDSVDAEWPWVVSIQKNGTHHCAGSLLTNRWVVTAAHCFKGNLNKPTLFSVLLGAWQLENPGPRSQEVGIAWVLPHPGYSWKDGTRADIALVRLEHSIQFSERILPICLPDSSVHFPPNTDCWIAGWGSIHEGVPLPRPQILQKLKVPIIHSDICSRLYWRGAGQEAITEDMLCAGYLEGERDACLGDSGGPLMCQVDGSWLLAGIISWGEGCAERNRPGVYTSLPAHSSWVERVVQGVQFRGRSPGSGARREPSADFPAAGRS; this is encoded by the exons ATGGAGGTTTCCAGacctcccccagccctgggagggGGCTGTCTCAGGACCCTGACCACTCTGTTGCTTCTGGTTTCCACAG CCACCACCCTCAGTGCCACCAAGATTCCTG TGTCCCCAGACTGCGGGAAGCCCCAACAGCTGAACCGAATCGTGGGTGGCCAGGACAGTGTGGATGCTGAATGGCCCTGGGTTGTGAGCATCCAGAAGAACGGCACCCACCACTGTGCAGGCTCCCTGCTCACCAACCGCTGGGTGGTCACTGCAGCCCACTGTTTCAAGGG CAATCTGAACAAGCCAACCCTGTTCTCAGTGCTGCTGGGGGCCTGGCAGTTGGAGAACCCTGGCCCTCGGTCCCAGGAAGTGGGTATCGCCTGGGTGCTGCCCCACCCTGGGTACTCCTGGAAGGATGGGACCCGTGCAGATATTGCCCTGGTGCGCCTTGAACACTCCATCCAGTTCTCTGAGCGAATCCTGCCCATCTGCCTACCTGATTCTTCTGTCCATTTCCCTCCAAACACCGACTGCTGGATTGCAGGCTGGGGGAGCATCCACGAAGGAG TGCCCCTGCCACGCCCTCAGATCCTGCAGAAGCTGAAGGTGCCCATCATTCATTCGGACATCTGCAGCCGCCTGTACTGGCGCGGCGCGGGGCAGGAGGCCATCACCGAGGACATGCTGTGCGCTGGTTACCTGGAAGGGGAGCGGGATGCCTGTCTG GGCGACTCTGGCGGCCCCCTGATGTGCCAGGTGGACGGCTCCTGGCTGCTGGCGGGAATCATCAGCTGGGGCGAGGGCTGCGCGGAGCGCAACCGGCCGGGCGTCTACACCAGTCTCCCTGCCCACAGCTCCTGGGTGGAGAGGGTAGTGCAAGGGGTGCAGTTCCGCGGGCGCTCGCCGGGTAGCGGGGCCCGCAGGGAGCCGAGCGCGGATTTCCCAGCCGCTGGGCGCTCCTAG